A genomic region of Fusarium oxysporum Fo47 chromosome VI, complete sequence contains the following coding sequences:
- a CDS encoding phosphoenolpyruvate phosphomutase-domain-containing protein → MGSLHTEPSPSPAFSSVRSALAQNNNRIILCESHDGTSTEIIRATVAKNGQKFDGIWYSGLCQTTYLGIPDSETLSPLQRASLLALDGELKRKTSNRSLCAAFDADSGGDIADIPALVALMNLVGVGMVVIEDKAVSAPGQKVNSLAASSASQALADPHEFAEVIRAFRAVNGKAKGGPMITARIESFCCRVSKADAEEESKSYEDAHQDALKRAKIYHEAGIDAIMIHSKSKSPHEVTRFLREYREFDSQTPLVVVPTTYSEIPKDALYEAGANVIIYANHLMRAKISAVGSISDKILAKNLDLFYNDGEIRAMIQARNYGCLLRKLRNRSVWGEESNEARMYRIVAEATASENIQATVIDLLEGKLAGCEADTRIVSVKELLKINAKQVVPVGELVTQVDVY, encoded by the coding sequence ATGGGCTCCCTTCATACTGAACCTTCACCCTCGCCTGCCTTCTCTTCCGTGCGCTCAGCACTGGCTCAGAACAACAACAGAATCATTCTCTGTGAATCTCATGATGGTACCTCAACAGAGATCATCAGAGCAACAGTTGCCAAGAACGGCCAGAAGTTCGATGGCATCTGGTACAGCGGTCTCTGTCAGACTACCTATCTAGGTATTCCAGACAGCGAGACACTCTCCCCGCTCCAGCGAGCATCGCTCCTCGCACTTGACGGGGAGCTCAAGCGCAAAACAAGCAACCGCTCTCTCTGTGCCGCTTTCGACGCTGACAGTGGTGGTGATATCGCAGATATCCCTGCCTTGGTCGCACTCATGAACCTTGTCGGCGTCGGCATGGTAGTCATTGAGGACAAGGCCGTTTCAGCCCCAGGCCAAAAGGTCAACTCGCTTGCTGCGTCATCTGCTTCGCAGGCCTTGGCTGATCCCCACGAATTCGCGGAAGTAATCCGCGCTTTCAGGGCTGTCAATGGAAAGGCAAAGGGAGGCCCTATGATCACTGCTCGCATTGAATCCTTCTGCTGCCGTGTCTCGAAGGCAGATGCGGAAGAGGAAAGCAAGTCATACGAGGATGCACACCAAGATGCCTTGAAGCGTGCCAAGATCTACCATGAGGCGGGTATCGACGCTATCATGATCCACTCCAAGAGTAAATCTCCACATGAGGTTACTCGGTTCTTGCGCGAGTACCGCGAGTTCGACTCCCAGACACCTCTTGTTGTCGTTCCGACTACTTACTCAGAGATACCAAAGGATGCCCTGTACGAAGCTGGAGCTAACGTTATCATCTACGCCAACCATTTGATGCGCGCTAAGATTAGTGCTGTTGGTTCCATCTCTGACAAGATCCTAGCCAAGAACTTGGACTTGTTTTACAACGACGGTGAGATCCGTGCGATGATCCAGGCTCGTAACTATGGCTGCCTTCTCAGAAAGCTGCGAAACCGCAGTGTTTGGGGTGAGGAGAGCAATGAGGCGAGGATGTACAGGATTGTTGCGGAGGCGACCGCCTCGGAGAACATTCAGGCAACAGTCATTGACTTACTGGAGGGGAAGCTCGCGGGATGCGAGGCAGACACGCGTATTGTGAGCGTTAAggaacttctcaagatcaatgcGAAGCAGGTGGTTCCGGTGGGAGAACTTGTCACCCAGGTAGATGTTTACTAG
- a CDS encoding major facilitator superfamily domain-containing protein, with the protein MARPEYQPVSRNHVDQIPLVEPGASAGDDASDSDLENDIAISESELKHDHIPRRTLIRVLAANGVIQIPIWGFAISYGVLEEYYFNNWTLQGNKDITGAIGTTANGIMYLSMPFLFALFTRRWAYRRQEAAFCGALIASISFFLSTFSTNVWHLLVTQGITSAFGCALIYSPITLSLGEWYTTSNRSVAYGLVLSCKNIVGTLGPFLFKASLDTWGFRTTMTAWAVFVGAASILSISLVPIPPSRIAMHKTPERNIPWDFLKQPAIYFYSIAVFFQGTGYGLPQTYLGTYAQDFSLLSETMATVVLALQNAVGILASAFFGWLSDNKQIVLSAQTVSAIPCITSGLAVFLFWGNTTQGGVFLLVLFSITFGFFSSGYSATWGGILKQMENDSAERGDSIDAGLIYGLINGVRGIGYLVGGAASVWLINAGTISDCQHFGYGSTYGPLILFTGLVSLAGGWVVIWSWWPDSWTCGRRS; encoded by the exons ATGGCGAG ACCCGAGTACCAGCCCGTTTCTCGAAACCATGTCGACCAAATTCCTCTCGTCGAGCCGGGCGCTTCAGCCGGTGACGATGCGTCCGACTCCGACCTTGAAAACGACATTGCAATCAGCGAAAGCGAATTGAAGCACGACCATATTCCCAGACGAACCCTCATTCGTGTCCTGGCAGCTAATGGGGTTATCCAAATACCAATCTGGG GCTTTGCAATTAGTTACGGCGTATTGGAAGAATATTATTTCAACAACTGGACACTCCAGGGAAACAAAGATATTACAGGTGCTATTGGAACGACCGCCAATGGCATCATGTACCTCTCTATGCCCTTCCTTTTCGCGCTCTTCACAAGACGATGGGCGTACCGGCGTCAAGAGGCTGCTTTCTGCGGTGCCCTCATAGCTTccatcagcttcttcctgtCAACATTCAGCACAAATGTTTGGCATCTGCTTGTTACGCAGGGTATCACCTCGGCGTTTGGTTGCGCCCTTATATACAGCCCCATCACCCTCTCCTTGGGTGAATGGTACACCACCAGCAACCGATCCGTAGCATACGGACTGGTCTTGTCATGCAAGAATATCGTTGGCACCCTTGGCCCGTTCTTGTTCAAAGCTTCACTGGATACGTGGGGCTTCCGGACAACTATGACTGCCTGGGCGGTGTTTGTTGGCGCAGCGAGCATCCTCAGTATTAGCCTTGTTCCCATTCCACCATCGAGAATTGCCATGCACAAGACACCGGAAAGAAACATCCCTTGGGACTTTCTCAAGCAGCCCGCCATATACTTCTATAGCATTGCTGTCTTCTTCCAGGGCACCGGTTATGGCCTGCCCCAGACCTACCTGGGCACATATGCCCAAGACTTTAGTCTTTTATCGGAGACAATGGCAACCGTTGTCTTGGCTCTGCAGAACGCCGTTGGTATCCTTGCATCTGCCTTTTTCGGGTGGCTCAGTGATAACAAGCAAATTGTCCTGTCGGCGCAAACAGTATCAGCAATTCCGTGCATCACAAGTGGATTGGCTGTGTTCCTCTTCTGGGGAAATACTACGCAGGGAGGGGTCTTTCTCCTTGTTCTCTTCTCAATCAcgtttggcttcttctcaagtGGCTACAGTGCTACTTGGGGAGGAATCCTCAAGCAGATGGAGAATGACTCCGCGGAGAGGGGAGATTCCATTGACGCTGGGCTGATATACGGTCTAATCAACGGTGTAAGAGGCATCGGGTATCTTGTTGGAGGTGCAGCGAGTGTTTGGCTGATCAACGCCGGCACAATTTCTGACTGCCAACACTTTGGGTATGGGAGCACCTATGGGCCTCTAATTCTCTTTACGGGGCTTGTATCTCTCGCTGGAGGCTGGGTTGTCATCTGGAGTTGGTGGCCTGACTCGTGGACCTGTGGACGACGTAGTTAG
- a CDS encoding glycosyl hydrolases family 31-domain-containing protein, with protein MLLYLLALILFIVTAQAESSVSTVVQSKTASPEIAVAPSLTPTFRDTHAPNPQKCPGYKATNIKRDLKGIKADLTIAGPNCQAFGNDIRDLVLEVKYQTKERLNVKIFPKYLSEQNRTQYILPDSLVFEPGRDEKTTISNSDLRFDFTNSPSFQFKITRSCNREVLFSTYGHVIVFEDQFIELVTNMEPDYNVYGLAENIHDFHLGQNFTQTFWTNDAGIEHGNPIDGNIYGVHPFYQQSRYHKGSNTTSHGVYARNAHGQEWLLRSKTLTYRTIGGSVDIYFLSGQNKQGGSTAIETMRQYHAGCVGLPAMQMFWTLGFHQCRLGYDTLDKIEAVVENYRAADIPLEAIWSDFDMFDGFRSFANNPVTFPPDRMSKWVDWLHENEQYYVPLVWANIYRPNPDDPKDTYGPYERGAKLKAFIRDPESGDFYTGNNWPGFVVWGDFMLPETHKWWAEELKIWYDSVPYDGMLSDLTEPASYCVGPCGNSRLDMNPVHVPFLIPGEKLRMFYEYPDGFSVTNRSEAEMAKELAANQSAEVQAAQVFQVPATSTLGRTEPTLGVRNLTYPPYVLNNLQPGHSIRRMTISPDATHSDELNTTEYQMHNLFGNQISNATYHGLLELFPGHRPFNIARGNFAGIGRYATRWGGDNSSKWGSMFLSISHALTHMMAGIPMFGVDICGYSHNASFDLCARWMSLGAFMPFYRNHNMGGTISQEAFVWSSVAEASRRAIAIRYSLLNYIYTLFYYANTKGDLVMRALAWEFPNDESLKATYSQFLLGPSLLVTPVLTPNSKTVRGVFPGIGEGTRWYDWYTLNEVHAKPQENITLDAPLEHINLHIRGGTVFTLQKPGNTTAATRRNPFSLLLALDDNEYAEGSVYFDDGVSLEPEATKTVAYTFRKGILRAETTGDYKVSPPLVNITVAGLHKAPKRVEFHSDEGKQKGLSPKLEYSNGTAYVTELEHFTRNGAFRYDFQVTFEY; from the exons ATGTTACTCTATTTGCTTGCTTTAATACTATTCATAGTTACAGCTCAAG CTGAGTCGTCGGTATCGACCGTTGTTCAGTCCAAGACGGCTTCTCCTGAGATTGCTGTCGCTCCCAGCCTGACGCCAACATTCCGGGACACTCATGCACCTAATCCACAGAAGTGTCCCGGCTACAAGGCAACAAATATCAAGAGGGATCTCAAAGGTATAAAGGCAGATCTAACTATTGCTGGACCTAACTGTCAAGCTTT TGGTAATGATATTCGTGACCTGGTATTAGAGGTTAAATATCAGACTAAAGAGCGTTTGAATGTCAAGATATTCCCCAAGTATTTGTCTGAACAGAACAGAACTCAGTATATCCTACCAGACTCACTTGTATTCGAGCCAGGGAGAGATGAGAAAACGACAATCTCGAATAGTGACCTCAGGTTCGACTTTAC CAACTCTCCAAGCTTCCAGTTCAAGATCACCCGAAGCTGCAATAGGGAGGTCCTGTTTTCGACTTATGGCCATGTTATCGTTTTTGAGGACCAGTTCATTGAACTGGTTACCAACATGGAGCCTGACTACAATGTCTATGGACTAG CTGAGAACATCCATGACTTCCATCTGGGGCAGAACTTCACACAAACCTTCTGGACCAATGACGCTGGCATTGAGCACGGCAACCCTATTGATGGAAACATATATGGCGTGCATCCCTTCTACCAGCAGAGCCGATACCATAAGGGCAGCAATACCACTTCTCACGGTGTATATGCACGCAATGCTCATGGCCAAGAATGGCTTCTGAGATCAAAGACTTTGACATACCGTACCATCGGTGGAAGTGTTGATATCTACTTCCTCAGCGGCCAGAACAAGCAAGGCGGGTCTACAGCTATTGAGACCATGCGTCAGTATCATGCTGGCTGCGTTGGCTTGCCTGCAATGCAAATGTTCTGGACACTGGGCTTTCATCAATGTCGATTGGGATATGACACCCTCGACAAAATTGAGGCTGTGGTGGAGAATTACAGAGCCGCTGATATCCCACTTGAGGCTATTTGGTCAGACTTTGACATGTTTGATGGCTTCCGCAGCTTCGCAAATAACCCTGTCACCTTTCCGCCTGATCGCATGTCAAAGTGGGTAGACTGGCTTCACGAGAACGAGCAGTACTACGTTCCGCTTGTCTGGGCCAACATATACCGGCCGAATCCTGATGATCCAAAGGATACTTATGGTCCGTATGAACGTGGCGCCAAGCTCAAAGCCTTCATCAGAGATCCAGAGTCGGGCGACTTCTACACGGGTAACAACTGGCCAGGGTTCGTTGTCTGGGGAGATTTCATGCTGCCCGAGACACACAAATGGTGggctgaagagctcaagataTGGTACGACAGTGTGCCTTATGATGGAATGCTGTCTGATCTGACAGAACCTGCTTCATACTGTGTTGGGCCATGCGGCAATAGTCGTCTGGATATGAACCCTGTTCACGTTCCCTTCTTGATTCCTGGAGAAAAGCTCAGGATGTTTTATGAGTACCCAGATGGCTTCAGTGTGACCAACCGCTCCGAGGCCGAAATGGCAAAAGAGCTTGCGGCCAATCAGTCAGCGGAAGTCCAGGCCGCGCAGGTGTTCCAAGTCCCTGCTACAAGCACGCTAGGACGCACGGAGCCAACACTAGGTGTCAGAAACCTCACTTATCCACCTTATGTTCttaataa TTTACAACCTGGCCACTCTATCAGAAGAATGACCATTTCTCCAGATGCAACTCACAGTGATGAGTTGAACACCACTGAGTACCAAATGCATAATCTGTTTGGCAACCAGATCTCCAATGCGACCTACCACGGACTGCTTGAGTTGTTCCCTGGTCATCGCCCATTCAACATCGCCCGTGGCAACTTTGCTGGCATTGGCAGATATGCTACGAGATGGGGCGGTGATAACTCATCAAAATGGGGAAGCATGTTCTTGTCCATCTCACATGCTCTGACGCACATGATGGCTGGAATACCTATGTTTGGAGTCGACATCTGTGGTTACTCTCACAATGCTAGCTTTGATCTTTGCGCCCGATGGATGTCTCTGGGTGCCTTCATGCCTTTTTATCGCAATCATAATATGGGTGGTACCATATCTCAAGAGGCGTTCGTTTGGTCATCTGTTGCTGAGGCTTCACGTCGAGCTATAGCGATAAGATACAGCCTCCTCAACTACATTTACACACTGTTCTACTACGCCAATACCAAAGGCGACCTTGTCATGCGAGCTTTGGCATGGGAGTTTCCAAATGACGAGAGCCTCAAAGCCACCTACTCCCAGTTTTTACTGGGTCCATCCCTTTTAGTAACACCTGTGCTCactccaaactccaaaacAGTTCGCGGTGTTTTTCCTGGGATTGGAGAAGGAACAAGGTGGTATGACTGGTACACATTGAATGAAGTCCATGCCAAACCTCAAGAGAACATCACTCTTGATGCACCTTTGGAACATATTAATCTTCACATCAGAGGCGGCACGGTATTCACATTGCAAAAACCAGGAAATACAACTGCAGCGACAAGAAGGAACCCGTTCTCACTTCTCTTGGCTCTAGACGATAATGAGTATGCTGAAGGAAGTGTGTATTTTGATGACGGTGTCAGTCTCGAACCAGAAGCCACCAAGACTGTCGCA TATACCTTCAGGAAGGGAATTCTAAGGGCTGAAACCACTGGTGACTACAAAGTCAGTCCTCCACTTGTAAACATAACTGTTGCTGGACTTCACAAGGCACCCAAGAGAGTTGAGTTCCATTCTGATGAAGGAAAGCAAAAAGGTTTGTCACCCAAGCTTGAATACAGTAACGGCACGGCATATGTAACAGAGCTGGAACACTTTACACGGAATGGGGCCTTTAGATATGACTTTCAGGTCACATTCGAGTATTAA
- a CDS encoding thiamine diphosphate-binding protein, producing the protein MATLDPRLFYEEALVDNGITHAFGVPDSCLKGFLAYLYATKKSPEQIVTASEGAAAALAAGYYLSTQSLAVAYMQNSGLANALNPLQSLAAKEVFGIPMLLMVGWRGRPGEHDEPEHLLAGPRTLETLESQGFPYEILPDTLEDTKSAVARLIKAAREGQTPVALVIPNHRFAAYRPEQEASNGVWHPAVTNLAKHTVRPEDWRSSEGHLPLSREHSIRIILKRLYPEDVTVSSVGGNSREIYMVRKESNEDLSRAFLSIGAMGHTYPLAYGVQIGHHKGRVVCVEGDGSFLMHVGNVAVLAASASDKLIHVVIHNGIHCSTGNQPVPISTNNLLSLCGSLPYKQKFFVDSAEGLIQAFEWAEKTALIVVVVNQDVSKDLPRPSEHPFELRDAFISHFAK; encoded by the coding sequence ATGGCTACCCTTGATCCTCGTTTGTTCTACGAGGAGGCACTCGTCGACAATGGGATCACTCATGCCTTTGGTGTCCCTGACTCCTGTTTGAAGGGATTCCTAGCATATTTATATGCTACCAAAAAGTCTCCAGAACAGATTGTCACAGCTAGTGAAGGCGCTGCAGCTGCGTTGGCTGCAGGTTACTATCTGTCAACCCAGAGTCTCGCCGTTGCATACATGCAGAACTCAGGTCTTGCAAATGCATTAAACCCTCTGCAATCTTTGGCTGCCAAAGAAGTGTTTGGTATCCCAATGCTTCTTATGGTCGGCTGGCGAGGACGACCAGGGGAGCATGACGAGCCTGAACACCTCTTGGCAGGCCCTCGTACGCTGGAGACTCTGGAGTCTCAAGGGTTTCCTTATGAGATCCTGCCAGACACTCTTGAAGACACCAAGAGTGCAGTTGCGAGGCTCATTAAAGCCGCCAGGGAAGGACAAACCCCTGTTGCTCTTGTCATTCCCAACCACAGATTCGCTGCATATCGACCTGAGCAGGAAGCGAGCAATGGTGTTTGGCACCCAGCTGTTACAAACTTGGCCAAACATACAGTTAGACCTGAAGATTGGCGTTCATCGGAAGGACATCTCCCTCTGTCGCGGGAACACTCCATCAGAATCATTCTCAAGAGGCTCTACCCAGAAGATGTCACTGTATCTTCTGTTGGGGGCAATTCTCGTGAGATTTACATGGTTCGAAAAGAGAGCAACGAGGACCTGTCTCGTGCATTCTTATCCATTGGAGCCATGGGCCATACATACCCTCTCGCCTATGGCGTTCAGATCGGTCATCACAAAGGTCGCGTCGTCTGCGTTGAAGGTGACGGTTCATTCTTGATGCACGTAGGCAATGTGGCCGTCCTGGCTGCTTCAGCCTCGGACAAGTTGATCCATGTTGTGATTCACAACGGCATACACTGTTCAACTGGGAATCAGCCTGTCCCGATCAGCACCAACAACCTTCTTTCGCTATGTGGAAGCTTGCCTTACAAGCAGAAATTCTTTGTAGATAGTGCCGAGGGTCTTATCCAGGCTTTTGAGTGGGCTGAAAAGACGGCTCtgattgttgttgtcgtcAATCAGGACGTCTCGAAGGATTTGCCTCGTCCCTCGGAGCACCCGTTTGAATTGCGAGATGCGTTCATCTCCCATTTTGCCAAATAG
- a CDS encoding NADP-dependent oxidoreductase domain-containing protein, whose translation MPQTQKARIPVIFGAMTFGREGVEQARIHDLKEAGAMLDLFQEHGGTVVDTARVYAQGSSEEYLGQLDWQARGLRVDTKLYPNIHDGTGKITHSPDDLRKHLDESLKALKTDNIDLWYLHGPDRDTPFEETLRACNELHKEGKFNRLGLSNYMAWEVAYMSELCIREGWIRPTVYQGVYNAIHRTVEMELFPCLKHYGITFYAFSPLAGSQLTGRYKRDTQDTDIESMSRFDPNTFQGRKYRRRFWNDVIFDAVELIRDEAGKHGLTEMDCAFRWIEHHSQLDPERGDAVIIGASSKSQLDQNLNLLEKGPLPKEIVDVLDKAWLITKGSVNNYWH comes from the exons ATGCCTCAAACGCAAAAGGCCCGTATACCAGTCATTTTCGGTGCCATGACGTTCGGGAGAGAAG GGGTTGAGCAAGCGCGTATCCATGACCTCAAGGAAGCCGGTGCCATGCTGGACCTTTTCCAAGAACATGGCGGTACAGTTGTTGACACAGCGCGTGTGTATGCTCAAGGTTCCTCCGAGGAATACCTCGGACAGCTTGATTGGCAAGCTCGAGGTCTTCGGGTTGACACCAAACTCTATCCCAACATCCACGATGGGACTGGTAAGATCACTCATTCTCCCGATGATCTTCGGAAGCATCTTGATGAGTCTCTCAAGGCACTCAAGACAGACAATATAGATCTCTGGTATCTCCATGGACCAGACCGCGACACCCCATTCGAAGAGACTTTGAGAGCTTGTAATGAGTTGCACAAAGAAGGGAAGTTCAACAGGCTCGGGCTGAGTAACTACATGGCTTGGGAGGTTGCCTATATGAGCGAGCTGTGTATTCGTGAAGGATGGATTCGACCTACCGTTTATCAAGGAGTATACAACGCCATCCATCGAACAGTTGAAATGGAGTTGTTTCCTTGTCTCAAACACTACGGGATCACATTCTATGCCTTCAGTCCTCTGGCCGGAAGTCAGCTAACTGGGCGGTACAAGCGGGACACTCAGGATACAGACATTGAATCCATGTCCCGCTTCGATCCAAACACTTTTCAAGGTCGCAAGTACAGGAGGCGATTCTGGAACGACGTTATCTTTGATGCAGTTGAGCTTATTAGGGATGAAGCTGGAAAGCATGGGCTTACGGAGATGGATTGTGCTTTCCGCTGGATTGAACATCACTCGCAGCTAGATCCTGAGCGAGGCGATGCAGTGATTATTGGAGCAAGCAGTAAGAGTCAGCTGGATCAGAACCTCAATCTTCTGGAGAAAGGACCTTTGCCCAAGGAAATTGTGGATGTTCTGGACAAAGCGTGGTTGATCACCAAGGGCAGCGTGAACAATTATTGGCATTAG
- a CDS encoding fungal-specific transcription factor domain-containing protein: MCPNKKDARQSSQRPAILAPLRPRQSTDSPAAPSPVVTEPASTAREDGEQDLGSHLLNRNDETEVELSQVELGHRTRCHFIGSELSNCHYLVRQSTSETGLDKVFHFSNGQLDSSENWYEAHNIPEEILIRPNKALETRLIRAYFDLVNRGWPIVDEELFMTQYQEQDRMNPLCLTLLNAILLVGAHTLASQDESMLPLLPAFFRRAKYLVLSDSWHDRLVYVQVPLLLTWYSDANAWHWIGIAIRTAMAVGLHRDASHSTNLPVYKRKYVRLWWVLFQFDTISATSAGRPQAINLWDSDVADLQPADLEGIPGAEFDFITYHTKLCKIISQTIRDGWSPRASMEARAGAIKRADESLGNLMLELPPRLQLKLSNLDIWQSLFHLTHHNFILLIHRPAPKPSIRDQSPEAQDNAILCRESTVAIASVFEVLLSKRMISSLWLYSNHVLFTATIYILNQISTSKPLLAAKSRHILDTFLATLRELVKYWTYAKGLMQVLEQRASKVRDERVEKASTRLQYAAPSGQHRRPPIDPHLNVPGGPSSYEQPSEDSTAWSNQECQTPNAALADLVSNSQPTATDFYPSTGFLGSTQDPLLDDLFMIDTSALDLFFYDNTQ, encoded by the exons ATGTGTCCCAACAAGAAAGACGCGAGACAGTCCTCGCAGCGACCAGCTATTCTTGCTCCTCTGCGTCCCCGTCAATCCACAGACTCGCCAGCGGCCCCATCACCTGTAGTTACTGAGCCAGCCTCCAcagcaagagaagacggcgagCAAGATCTCGGGTCTCACCTCTTGAACCGCAATGACGAAACAGAGGTCGAGCTTAGTCAGGTCGAGCTCGGCCATCGGACTCGCTGTCATTTCATTGGGTCCGAGCTCTCAAACTGTCATTACCTTGTTCGACAGAGCACCTCTGAGACAGGACTCGATAAGGTGTTTCACTTCAGCAATGGCCAGTTAGACTCGTCGGAGAATTGGTATGAGGCACACAACATACCAGAAGAGATCCTTATACGACCAAACAAAGCGCTTGAAACCAGGCTGATCAGAGCGTATTTCGATCTCGTCAACCGCGGATGGCCGATTGTGGACGAGGAGCTATTCATGACACAATATCAGGAGCAGGATCGCATGAACCCACTGTGCTTGACGCTTCTCAACGCCATCCTACTCGTGGGAGCTCACACACTGGCATCTCAAGATGAGAGTATGCTTCCTCTGCTTCCTGCTTTCTTCCGAAGAGCCAAGTATCTGGTGTTGAGTGATTCATGGCATGATAGGCTTGTTTACGTTCAAGtgccgctgctgctgacGTGGTATTCTGATGCTAATGCTTGGCATTGGATTGGAATTGCTATCAGAACGGCAATGGCCGTGGGACTCCACCGCGACGCTAGCCACTCTACGAATCTACCAGTCTACAAACGAAAGTATGTCCGGCTCTGGTGGGTTCTCTTCCAGTTTGACACAATATCAGCGACCTCGGCTGGTCGGCCTCAAGCCAT AAACCTGTGGGATTCAGATGTTGCAGACCTACAGCCTGCTGACCTTGAAGGCATTCCGGGAGCAGAATTCGACTTTATTACCTATCACACCAAGCTTTGCAAGATCATATCACAAACCATAAGAGATGGTTGGTCACCACGAGCTTCCATGGAGGCACGAGCTGGGGCTATCAAGAGAGCAGATGAATCTCTTGGGAATCTGATGCTTGAGCTTCCACCTAGGCTGCAGCTGAAACTCTCCAATCTTGATATTTGGCAGTCTCTGTTTCACCTGACCCATCACAATTTCATTTTGCTGATCCACCGCCCAGCACCAAAGCCCAGCATAAGGGATCAATCTCCCGAGGCACAAGATAATGCTATCCTTTGCAGGGAATCAACAGTAGCGATTGCATCTGTCTTTGAAGTCTTACTCAGCAAAAGGATGATCTCTTCATTATGGCTATACAGTAACCATGTTCTGTTTACAGCAACTATCTACATTCTGAACCAaatcagcaccagcaaaCCACTGTTAGCTGCTAAGTCTCGGCACATTCTAGACACATTTCTTGCAACCCTTCGCGAGCTAGTAAAGTATTGGACTTACGCGAAAGGGCTAATGCAGGTTCTTGAGCAGAGGGCTTCCAAGGTCAGGGATGAGAGAGTTGAAAAGGCGTCTACGAGACTGCAATACGCTGCACCATCTGGGCAGCATCGTCGCCCACCCATTGATCCTCATCTAAACGTGCCGGGTGGCCCATCCTCGTATGAACAGCCAAGCGAGGATTCAACAGCGTGGAGTAATCAAGAATGCCAAACACCGAATGCTGCCTTGGCTGATCTCGTTTCAAACTCTCAGCCCACAGCTACTGACTTCTATCCAAGCACGGGTTTTCTAGGATCCACTCAAGACCCCTTGTTAGATGATCTATTCATGATAGACACTTCTGCGCTTGACCTTTTCTTCTACGATAACACGCAATAG